ACGAGATCATTTTCATCGCACCCACAGGGGAGGAGATGAGTAACAGAAGGCAGTTGGAGCAGTACCTGAAATCCCACCCTGGAAATCCTCCAGTATCTGAATTTGACTGGGGGACTGGTGATACCCCGAGGCGATCAGCAAGGATCAGTGAAAAGTTAAAGGCAGCCCCACCTCAGGAAAGCGAGCCAAAGAAGAAGCGAAGTCGGAAATCAACAGGTTCAAAGAAGGGTGATGTGGAAATGGAAGCTGCTCAAGAAACCCAGGAGAGGAAAGAAGATCAGATGCAAGATGAACAGACACCAAAGAAGGATGCTAATGCACCTGTAGAAACTGAAGTTGATAAAGAAGTTAAAATGCAGGATGTGTCAAAGACAGACAAAGCTGTCGATGGTGAAAGAAAGCATGGAGTAGAGGAAGGGGAGAAACGTAACGGAGATGCACCAACATCAACGGTTGGAAAGAATAAGGAGACAGATGGTGTTGAGAAACCCAGCTTGCCAGTTGAAGAGGGAGcggaaaatgagaaaaaagaaacCGAAAATGGGTCCCAAGAGATTCATCAATCAGAGCATGTAGAGTCACAGAAACCTCCAGCACCCTCTTTGGTGAGCTGCTGAATGCATCAGACCTCGTTTCCATTCCTTACGCTCATGTGGGTTCCTTTGGATGACTGTAATTCACAGGCAGTTGATGTTCTAATTGTTCTGTGTATGTCGATCTAGTTTGTAGATTGCGTTGTAACTGTAGGATGTTGAATCGCTGCTAATATATGTATGTCTTAGCTATGTATGCAGTCACTGATCTTCTACACTTTCTGTTCTAGATGCCATGCATATCTTCTCTTTTGTAGAAGTAGGGATTTGACTGGTCCACTTGGCTGATTGTTTGATTTGGCCTGTGCACATGGtcgagtgatccagaccgttggtctgatgAAACGACTTGGGACCTTGCTCAAAAGACACTAATCCATTTGTTCTACTTTTTTTGACCATTCATTCGCAGACCACAAATTGGAAGAATGGATTGCTCATCAAGGAGTGTTTTTCTCAATCAATAGTGGGACCCAAGAGATAAAGCCAAGTGTACCTTTAGCTTAGTCAGTTCTATAAAAATCTTAGAGAGAAATATTATGATTATGCCACCTGCTTCTCTACATAGTTCACATGAGTTTTTGGTTTTGGCATGGTCTGATAATcaggaccattgatctgttgcacCCCACCGTGAATGGACCATGCCTAAAGATCTTCTGTATAGGAATTTGAAGGAATTATATTGTGTCTTTGGGTTTTGCCATGGGGGGGCTTTCAATTCTGATAAGTGGGTACCATACTTCAATAATCCAGAGTATGATCCATTGCATCCTACCATGGATGGATGGACCGCCATAGTTTGAGACACTCCCAGACCTTGTTGTTCTCTTTGTAATATTGACCATCTATCTATAGACCACATATCAAAATGCTAGCCTTGCCTTATTAAGAAGATATTTGGAGTATTGTCTATCCATTGTGAGATGCAACAGATCAGTGGTCTATATTCCACTAAGAAAAGAAATGTAACAACGGTCATATTTAAGTGAAAAAGAAAGTCCCGCAAGAAGGTGATGACTTTTGGAGATTCTGAGGTCTTCCTCCATCCACTATGGGAAgcaacagaccaatggtttggatcttctaacagtgggccccacatgtcagaATGGAAAAACCCGTGTAAAGATCTCAAGCcgcatcatataattcctcaaccTTACGAAGAACGCTTTCTTTCTGGACCCTTTTCTAAAAGAGAATTATCACATCTTTTCATTTTAACTTTCATTTAAGAATCCATTAACATCTGTAGACCgatgtcttcacatgcttttcccacacatcatcaaataAATGCTCCCACTAATACAAGCGTTTTCCGTCCTTAATGGACGGTCCACGTCACGCTTTGTGCGCACTGATTTGGGCCGTTGATATGCTTGGCTATTGCCCAAAAATAAAGGCTACCAAACTATGTTAGCCATCCAATCGCTAGTTGGTAATGGTGAAAATTCACAACAACCGGATGGTCTGGAATGTTCAATGGTTTCTCTTTTTGAGTTATGGCCTACtcgcatggtggcccaccagatcaactgtCCGGATCACTATACATGTTTTCCACGTGTATGGTGGGGAAATCAAATAATCGGACGTCTACGAGGTGCCATTACTAATAAAATTTCCCAAAAGGAAAGTTGGGAGGATACCTTTTGGACAGATCAATCTCCCAACCTTTTCATTTGGGTGGTTTTCCATTCACCCCATCttttctatcttttcttttcttctttttttctttttgtttaaaaaagaattttctttttgtttaaaaaaaaaaaaaaaaccaaaaacaattcTTCTCCTACACACGAAGCAAACTAGGAATTATACAACACTCGAGCCAAAAGATTGTACAGTCCAGTTCGAGTTTTCAGCAAACCGGGCCCATTGTTCAATGATCCAGACAGTTGATATTATGGGCCCAATGTGACCAGCCGACGCACAGAAAATTACACCAGATTAGAAGAATCCCAACCCTAAAATAGATGGTTAtcaaatagacagttaagaacTTAAATACAGCAATGTCTCACATTCAACCTGTAAGGaattaggatcttccaatatgggAGATTGTGTGGTGGATAGGtccagtgaggcccatcatatcaacggtttggatgacttgTATGTGGGACCACTTTTACAGAATGATGATACGGATGGTACTTAACAACCTTTCGGTGGGAGCACTACCGTATTCGTCATGGCAAAAGACCATGCCACATCACCTTGAtacaaaaagaaaggaagatgagTAGGTTTTGGTATTGAAGAATCTAAAGAAAGTCCAAGGTAATGCCCCAAAACGAATAGTTAAATGAAACTCAGGTAGACTCTCTTGTCCTCAAGCAAACATGGTTTTCCTCACCAATCCATCCTTGAATGTTCGTAGGGAAATCCTAGCCGTGCTTGATGTGGGCCCATGCTAATGACCAGACTTCATTCCACTCATTACGCAGGCCATGCATGGCAAGCTTTTATGTAAACCGTTCTACTTTTAGTAAAGGAACGCTCATCAAGTGGTCCACCTCTTTGTGAAAAGAATGGATGGGGTGACAGCACTTCATGGTATCCAGACAAGTTTGCTAAGCCAGCGCACGTGTGGAGCCCTGCTCATATATGTGAGAGCACGAAACAATATTtacacgtgtgagagatccgaACTTAACGTCAGATTGTCCACACCTTTTAGATATTGGACTGTTTCACTCGTCAATATGGCCAAACTGTACGAAGCAATTAATGGACGGCTGGAAAATTGTATTTTAGCTTTCCGTTTGTATTGCACATCGTGGCCCACCAAAACAGTGAGGTAGAAGATCTAAACAATGTAAGAAAATCCCATATTTCGTGCATGTGTTCTGGCACGTGTGCTTCCACGTAGAAGAGAAGGAATCTATATGCACGTGAGCTTAGCTGACTTCCGTTTCTTTATAACCATCTTCAAACAGATTCTTCTCTTAAAAATTAAACCTAGAATCGATATTGTCAAAGTCCTTATTGCATCGCAAATCACAATAAGGATTGAATAGTAAATTgtattataaaatattataattttttaatgacttaaaaaaaaataatttgaaaaacgttttaaaaatatatatatatatatcagaagaattaaaaaaaaaaacagaaactcGCCCATCATCCTCTTGCCATCAGTATACATCAAGTAATAATAGTATCTCATGATAGTTTGAAAGATTTTTATTCTCTCTACTTGTCTTTCAagattttttctttgaaaatacaAGAATCTTTTaataattaatatttttattgCCTTACTTGATTGTAGAATCGCATTGAAATGCACTATTTAATTATGTAAACTAGTATTTAATTATGTAGATTAACAAAAAAAAGTGATATTTTGATTTCCAACCATTATAATACCATAATGATAACCATCAATGAaaacatttcatatatatatatatatatatatatcatttagtctcttatataaaataaaataaaataaattttcttttataaagctTCCAAcagttttaaaatataaaataaaaatcaagtgaagtttaaaataaaaaagaacaagtataatttgaattataAATCCAAATTTGAAGAGTAAATTGTCATATGATCGAATGGTTTATATGAAAAGGGAATTAAGGTGGAGTTCCAATAATTttacttaaaattcaactcatattgtaaaattttaACACCTATCCTTGTATGCTTTGGCATTTATTGTATTTGATTAGTTGGGTATTATCCTAATCATGGCCACATATTTCTTTCTTTCCATCAATGTTAACATGGAGTCTTTCATTGGGCCCCACACGGTGCTAGCCATCATAGAAAATGAGAAAGCAAACCCAACATCCCAACCGACGTACCTGATCAACCAACAACCAACTCGTGGACAACAAAACAATAATGAGAAATTATAGGGCCGTTGATTGGGGCATTTCATGTTGTACTCAACTTACACCAATGGTTtagaaatccagaccattggtgtgTTGAAAGATAGTAGCTACCCATGTCTGtgctttttcagttgaatgtggccCTTtgctatctatatatatatatatagcttttcAACCGTTTATTGCTCAGGCCACAAATCAAAAGGTTAGGATTGCCCTATCCAGGAGATTTTCTGGGCATTTttccatccaaggtgggccagCAGACCTCCTCTTATGTAAACTGAAAAGTTACTATAGTACTGTTGAATGACCTATGGCGATTGGCGAATCACAAATTAGTGTCCTGATGCGCCAGTCGTACATGCAGTGCCTATGGTTTGgggatctagaccgttgatctgaaaGAAGCGACATGGTTGG
This region of Magnolia sinica isolate HGM2019 chromosome 1, MsV1, whole genome shotgun sequence genomic DNA includes:
- the LOC131256573 gene encoding methyl-CpG-binding domain-containing protein 11-like isoform X2 yields the protein MPSKGGTPKKNEIIFIAPTGEEMSNRRQLEQYLKSHPGNPPVSEFDWGTGDTPRRSARISEKLKAAPPQESEPKKKRSRKSTGSKKGDVEMEAAQETQERKEDQMQDEQTPKKDANAPVETEVDKEVKMQDVSKTDKAVDGERKHGVEEGEKRNGDAPTSTVGKNKETDGVEKPSLPVEEGAENEKKETENGSQEIHQSEHVESQKPPAPSLVSC
- the LOC131256573 gene encoding methyl-CpG-binding domain-containing protein 11-like isoform X1, with the translated sequence MASDSPEVVSIELPAPPGWKKKFMPSKGGTPKKNEIIFIAPTGEEMSNRRQLEQYLKSHPGNPPVSEFDWGTGDTPRRSARISEKLKAAPPQESEPKKKRSRKSTGSKKGDVEMEAAQETQERKEDQMQDEQTPKKDANAPVETEVDKEVKMQDVSKTDKAVDGERKHGVEEGEKRNGDAPTSTVGKNKETDGVEKPSLPVEEGAENEKKETENGSQEIHQSEHVESQKPPAPSLVSC